In Humulus lupulus chromosome 6, drHumLupu1.1, whole genome shotgun sequence, a single genomic region encodes these proteins:
- the LOC133782531 gene encoding calcium/calmodulin-regulated receptor-like kinase 1, which translates to MKDESAGLIIGISIGVVIGVVLAISGLFCFRYHRKRSQIGNSSSRRAATIPIRANGVDSCSILSDSTIGPESPVKSGRNGSSFWLDGFRKSNVISASGIPEYSYKDLQKATYNFTTLIGQGAFGPVYKAQMLTGEIVAVKVLATDSKQGEKEFQTEVMLLGRLHHRNLVNLVGYCAEKGQHMLIYVYMSKGSLASHLYNEDREPLSWEMRVHIALDVARGMEYLHDGAVPSVIHRDIKSNNILLDRSMRARVADFGLSREEMVDSHAANVRGTFGYLDPEYISTRTFTKKSDVYSFGVLLFELIAGRNPQQGLMEYVELAAMNTEGKVGWEEIVDSRLDGKFDAQELNEVAALGYKCINRAPKKRPAMRDIVQVLSRILKSRHDKKHHHKSLSAMTDEVTIDVDQPETNSQVPDHRREESVESTIDYEV; encoded by the exons ATGAAAGACGAGTCGGCTGGGCTGATCATTGGGATTTCTATTGGTGTGGTGATTGGAGTAGTTTTGGCCATTTCTGGGTTATTTTGCTTTAGGTATCATAGGAAGCGTTCCCAGATTGGGAACAGCAGTTCTAGAAGAGCAGCAACTATTCCTATACGGGCCAATGGTGTTGATTCTTGTTCTATTCTGTCTGATTCCACGATTGGACCGGAATCACCTGTGAAATCCGGGCGGAATGGCTCCTCATTCTGGCTTGATGGGTTTAGGAAGAGCAATGTGATTTCAGCATCAGGAATACCGGAGTATTCTTACAA GGATCTGCAAAAAGCAACCTATAATTTTACAACATTAATAGGACAAGGTGCATTTGGTCCTGTATACAAAGCTCAGATGTTAACAGGAGAGATTGTTGCTGTTAAAGTTCTAGCAACTGACTCTAAGCAAGGGGAGAAAGAGTTCCAGACTGAG GTTATGTTATTAGGGAGATTGCATCACAGAAACCTTGTGAATTTGGTTGGATACTGTGCAGAAAAAGGGCAGCATATGCTTATATATGTCTACATGAGCAAAGGCAGCTTGGCATCTCATTTATACA ATGAAGACCGAGAGCCATTGAGCTGGGAAATGAGGGTTCATATAGCTTTAGATGTAGCGAGGGGTATGGAGTATCTTCATGATGGG GCTGTTCCTTCTGTAATACACCGGGATATCAAATCTAATAATATTCTGCTAGATCGATCCATGAGAGCCAGG GTTGCTGATTTTGGGCTTTCAAGAGAAGAGATGGTGGACAGTCATGCAGCAAATGTAAGGGGTACTTTTGGCTATCTCGATCCAGAGTATATATCTACAAGGACTTTCACCAAGAAAAGTGATGTATACAGCTTTGGAGTTCTGCTTTTCGAACTTATAGCTGGCAGAAATCCTCAACAGGGACTTATGGAATATGTTGAGCTT GCTGCAATGAACACAGAGGGGAAAGTAGGATGGGAGGAGATTGTGGATTCTCGTTTGGACGGGAAGTTCGATGCACAAGAGCTTAATGAAGTGGCAGCACTTGGATACAAATGTATCAATCGTGCTCCGAAAAAAAGGCCTGCCATGAGGGACATTGTGCAAGTCCTGTCAAGGATACTCAAGTCGAGACACGATAAGAAGCACCACCACAAGTCCTTATCAGCCATGACAGATGAAGTTACCATCGATGTGGACCAACCAGAAACCAACTCTCAAGTCCCCGATCACAGAAGAGAGGAGTCTGTGGAGAGTACAATTGATTATGAAGTTTAG